GCGTGAGCCAGGGCACGGTGAGGAAGGCCATCGACGAGCTGGCTTCCGAGCACATCCTCGTGCGCCGCCAGGGCAAGGGCACGTTCGTTGCCTCCCACAGCGAGCCTTCCTACCAATACCGGTTCCTTCGCGTGATGCCCGACAGCGGGCAGAAGCTCACGCCGCACAACGTGCTTGTCGACGTGCGCAAGGGCAAGGCGAGCGCCGAGATCGCCCGCGCGCTGGCGGTCAAGGCGGGCTCTGCGGTCCAGGTGATCAAGCGACTCCTGGAATTCCAGGGCCGGCCGGTGATCCTGGACGAGATCGTCCTGGCGGCCAGCCGCTTTCCCGGGCTCACCGTGCCCAAGCTCGAGGTGTACAAGGGTTCGATGTACAGCTTCTACGAATCGGTCTACGGGCTGCGCATGATCCGGGCCGAGGAACGCATCCGGGCCGTCCCGGCCGAGGAGCCCGTGGCCGCGCAGTTGCGGGTGCCCCCGGGCACGCCGCTGCTTTGCGTCGATCGCATCGCGTTCACCTACGGCGACATGCCCGTGGAATGGCGCCGGGGACTGTGCCTCACCGAGGGATTCTCGTACTTCAACGAACTCGCGTGAGACGCGCTCCCGGCACCCGGTAAAACCCGGATTCCGGGGCACGCAGCAGGGACTTTCGATTGTGCGGTTGCAGCAAATCCACGGTAGAATCGCCGGGATTTCAGCGTAGCGGGAAGCGATCGGGGACAGACCCCGATCAGTGCTCGAGCGCGACCGCCAGGTGAAGGCAGGAAACGTTGATCGGGGTTTGTCCCCAGTTCTGTCCAGGATCCAGCAATGACAACTGCGCCCAAGCAGAGGCCGAAGTACTACGATCTGAACCTCGCGCACCTGCCTGTACCGGGGCTTGTCTCCATATTCCACCGAATCTCCGGCGCGCTGCTCTTCTTTCCCGTCATTCCCGCCTTGCTCTACTTGATGCAGGCGACCCTCGGCACGGAAGCCGGCTGGCTGCGCTGGAAGGGCGCGCTTGCGGACCCGATGGCCAAGGCGATCCTCGTCGCCTTCGTCTGGCTCTACGCGCACCATTTCTTCGCCGGCATCCGCTACCTGCTGCTCGATCTGCATGTGGGGATCGCGAGGGAGCCGGCGCGCGCCTCCGCCCGGCTCGTTTTCGGGCTGGGCGCCGTGGCCACGCTGCTCATCGCGTGGAGGCTCTGGTAATGGCCAGCGCGAAGAACCCCGTCGGCGCGCACTACGGGCTCGGTGCCTGGCTGCTGCAGCGCCTCACCGCCGTGCTCATGGCGGCCTGGACGGTCTTCATGCTGGCGCTCGTCCTGTGGAGCCCGCCGGCAAGCTACTCGGACTGGAAGGCGATGTTCTCGGGCTCCTTCGTACGCCTGGCCACGATGCTCTTCTTCCTGGCGCTCCTCTACCACGCCTGGGTGGGCGTGCGCGACATCGTCATGGACTACGTGAAGCCCACGGGACTGCGCCTGGCGCTGCAGACGCTCGCGGGAACGGCGCTCGTGTTCTACCTCGTGTGGTCCGTTTCAATCCTCTGGGGCAGGTGACGCGATGGCGATTGCGGTTCGCAAGTTCGATGCGGTGATCGTGGGGGCCGGCGGCTCGGGCCTGCGCGCCGCGCTGGAGCTTTCCAACACCGGCCTCAGGGTCGCGGTGCTGTCGAAGGTCTTCCCGACACGCTCGCACACGGTGGCCGCGCAAGGCGGGGTGGGTGCCGCGCTCGGCAACATGGGCGAGGACAACTGGCACTGGCACATGTACGACACCATCAAGGGCTCGGACTGGCTGGGCGACCAGGATGCGATCGAGTTCATGTGCCGCATGGCCCCCGAAGTGGTGATCGAGCTCGAGCACTTCGGCATGCCCTTCGACCGCAACGAGAACGGCACGATCTACCAGCGTCCCTTCGGCGGCCACACGCAGAATTTCGGCGAACGCCCCGTGCAGCGCTCGTGCTGCGCGGCGGACCGCACCGGCCACGCGATGCTGCATACGCTCTACCAGCGCAATGTCCTGGCGAAGACGCAGTTCTTCGTCGAGTGGATGGCGCTCGACCTCGTGCGCGATGCCGACGGCACGGTGCTGGGGGTGACGGCCCTGGAGATGGAGACGGGGGACGTCGTCCTCTTCCAGGGCAAGGCGACACTCTTCGCGACCGGGGGAGCAGGGCGCATCTTTTCCTCGTCCACGAATGCCTTCATCAACACGGGCGACGGCCTGGGCATGGCCGCGCGCGCCGGCATTCCGCTCGAGGACATGGAGTTCTGGCAGTTCCATCCCACGGGGGTTGCCGGCGCGGGCGTGCTCATCACGGAGGGCGTCCGGGGCGAGGGCGGGATCCTGCTCAACAAGAGCGGCGAGCGCTTCATGGAGCGCTACGCGCCGACCATGAAGGACCTCGCCTCGCGCGACGTGGTGTCGCGCGCCATGGCCACCGAGATCAAGGAAGGGCGGGGCGCGGGAGAGCATGCCGACTACATCCTGCTCAAGCTCGACCACCTCGGGCCCGAGGTCATCGACAAGCGCCTGCCGGGCATCCGCGAGATCGCCCTCAAGTTCGCCAACGTCGATTGCGCGAAGGACCCGATACCGGTCGTTCCGACCGCCCACTACCAGATGGGCGGTATTCCCTCCAATTACCGCGGCGAGGTCGTCGTGCCGATGGGCGGAAATCCGGCCGCGGCCGTGGCCGGGCTGTACGCCGCGGGCGAGTGCGGCTGCGCCTCGATCCACGGCGCCAACCGCCTGGGGACGAACTCGCTCACCGACCTGCTGGTGATGGGCAAGAGTGCGGGCCTGAGCATGACGGAATTCATCCGCACGCAGGGCGCCGCGCATCGGGTGCTGCCGCGCGATGCCGGGGACCGATCGATCGCCCGCCTGGCACGACTCGACGCGCAGGAGGGGGGCGAGGACGTCTCCGCCGTCCGCGACGAGATCCAGCGCACGATGCAGGCGCACTGCGGCGTGTTCCGCTTTCCGGACCTCATGCACCAGGGCGTCGAGAAGATCCGCGCGCTGGGCGGGCGGATGGCGCGAACGCAGGTCAAGGACAAGTCGAAGGTCTTCAACACCGCCCGCATCGAGGCCCTCGAACTCGACAACCTTTACGAAGTCGCGCGCGCGGCCATGGTCTGCGCCGAGGCGCGCAAGGAATCGCGCGGGGCGCACGACCGCGCGGATTTCCACGCGCGCGACGACCAGAACTGGCTCAAGCACTCCCTCTGGTACAAGGAGGGCGACCGCCTCGACTACAAGGCGGTGAACCTGAAGCCCCTCTCGGTGGATTCCATCGAGCCCAAGGCGCGGGTGTATTGATGGGATCGGGTTGCGCCAGGATCGAATGGGGACGGGTTGCGCCATGGCAAGAGTCCCGCTGACCGAATTCGCGATACTCCCTTGACCGGACAACCTGTCTCCACGAGATTTCCACGCAACCCGTTCCCATGAAATTCAGAATCCAGCGCTACGACCCGGACAAGGACGCCCGTCCCTATTTCCAGGATTACGACGTGGCCATGGGCCCGGCGGACCGGATGCTCCTCGACGCGCTGGTGCGCATCAAGTCCATCGACGACACCCTGTCGCTTCGCCGGTCCTGCCGCGAAGGCGTGTGCGGGTCGGATGCGATGAACATCAACGGCAAGAACGGACTGGCGTGCATCACGAAACTGGCCGACCTTGCGGAGCCGGTGGTCATCAAGGCGCTGCCGGGGCTGCCGATCATCCGCGACCTGATCGTGGACATGACGCTGTTCTTCGACCAGTACCACTCGGTGAAGCCCTGGGTCATCGACAATGCCCCCATGCCGGAGAAGGAACGGATGCAATCGCCCGAGGAGCGCGCCGAGCTCGACGGGCTTTACGAATGCATCCTCTGCGCCTGCTGCTCGACCTCGTGCCCGTCCTTCTGGTGGAACCCGGACAAGTTCGTCGGGCCAGCGGGGCTCCTCAACGCCTACCGCTTCATCGCGGACAGCCGCGACCAGGCCCTGAACGAGCGTCTCGACGACCTCGAGGATCCCTACCGGCTGTTCCGCTGCCACAGCATCATGAATTGTGTCGATGTCTGCCCGAAGGGGCTCAATCCGACGCTTGCCATCGGCAGGATCAAGGAATTGATGGTCCGCCGGGCCGTATAGGGAATCGAAGCCGTGCACTCGCGAGAGATGGAACGGCTCAAGTGGCGCAGCCGCCGCGGGTTGCTCGAGCTCGATATCGTGCTCACGCGCTTCTGGTCGGAATGCGGGGAAGAGCTGGACGATTCGGACGCGGGGCGGCTTGCGAAACTGCTGGCCATGCCGGACAACGATCTTCTCGACCTGGTGATGGGGCGGCGATCATGCCCCGATCCGGCCCTGCAACCGCTTTTGCAACGACTGAAGGCCGCCTGAGGCGGCCACCCACTGGGAGAAACGCATGGAAGCCAAAGGCAAGGCAACGCTCACCTACGATGACGGCAAGACCCTCGATCTGCCGATCTACGGCGGTTCCGTCGGCCCGGAGGTCATCGACATCCGGGCGCTCTACGGCAAGACCGGCAAGTTCACCTATGATCCGGGCTTCCTGTCCACGGCGAGCTGCAGCTCGAAGATCACCTATATCGACGGGGACGCGGGCGTCCTCATGTACCGCGGCTATCCGATCGAGCAGCTGGCCCAGCACTGCGACTTCCTGGAGGTCTGCTACCTGCTGCTCAACGGCGAGCTGCCCAAGGCGGCGCAGAAGGCGTCGTTCGACCGGACCGTCACGATGCACACGATGGTGCACGAGCAGCTCGCGCGCCTCTTCCAGGGCTTCCGGCGCGACTCCCACCCGATGGCCGTGATGGTGGGCGTGGTGGGCGCGCTGTCGGCGTTCTATCACGACTCCCTCGACATCAATAACCCGGAGCATCGCGAGATCTCGGCCTTTCGCCTCATCGCGAAGCTGCCGACCATCGTCGCCATGGCCTACAAGTACAACATGGGCCAGCCGTTCATGTACCCGAAGAACAACCTCGACTACACCTCGAACTTCATGCGCATGATGTTCGGCGTGCCGGCCGAGGAATACGAGGTGAACCCGGTGCTGGTGCGCGCGCTGGACCGCATCCTGATCCTGCATGCCGACCACGAGCAGAACGCCTCCACGTCCACGGTGCGCCTGGCCGGATCGTCGGGCGCCAACCCCTTTGCCTGCATCGCCTCCGGCATCGCCTGCCTGTGGGGGCCCGCCCACGGCGGCGCCAACGAAGCGGCGCTGCAGATGCTCATGGACATCCAGAAGGATGGCGGCGTGGACAAGCTCGGCGAGTTCGTGAAGAAGGTGAAGGACAAGAACTCCGGCGTGAAGCTCATGGGGTTCGGCCATCGCGTGTACAAGAACTACGACCCGCGCGCCAAGCTGATGCAGGAGACCTGCCGTGAAGTGCTCGACGTGCTGGGCCTGCACGACGACCCGCTCTTCAAGCTCGCGATGGCACTCGAGAAGGTGGCGCTGGAGGACGAGTATTTCGTCTCCCGCAAGCTCTATCCCAACGTCGATTTCTACTCGGGCATCGTGCAGCGTGCCCTGGGCATCCCGGTCTCGATGTTCACGTGCATCTTCTCGCTTGCCCGCACCGTGGGCTGGATCGCGCAGTGGAACGAGATGATCTCCGATCCAGAGCTGAAGATCGGCCGCCCGCGCCAGCTCTACAACGGCGCCACGAAGAGAGACGTCGTTCCGCGCGCCAGTCGCGGCTGAGCGAAACGCGACCCCGACCCCGCCACGCGGAGGCCCCATGTCCAGCGTCATGAAGCAGTTCGAAGCCTCCTCGCACCTCTACGGCGCCAACGCGCCGTTCGTCGAGGAGCTCTACGAGCGTTACCTGGCGGATCCGGCTTCCGTGTCCCCCGAGTGGCGCGCGCAGTTCGACGCCTGGCAGGCTGCCGATGGCGGGAGGGACGTCGCGCACACGCCGGTGATCGAGGCTTTCGCGGCGGCGGCGAAGCGCGGCCCGGGGGCTTCGCCCACGGCGGTCG
This Betaproteobacteria bacterium DNA region includes the following protein-coding sequences:
- a CDS encoding GntR family transcriptional regulator, with the translated sequence MSEAHPPPSFRPLYEQIKILITQSLVAGEWKPGEAIPSEMEFAARYRVSQGTVRKAIDELASEHILVRRQGKGTFVASHSEPSYQYRFLRVMPDSGQKLTPHNVLVDVRKGKASAEIARALAVKAGSAVQVIKRLLEFQGRPVILDEIVLAASRFPGLTVPKLEVYKGSMYSFYESVYGLRMIRAEERIRAVPAEEPVAAQLRVPPGTPLLCVDRIAFTYGDMPVEWRRGLCLTEGFSYFNELA
- a CDS encoding succinate dehydrogenase flavoprotein subunit; the encoded protein is MAIAVRKFDAVIVGAGGSGLRAALELSNTGLRVAVLSKVFPTRSHTVAAQGGVGAALGNMGEDNWHWHMYDTIKGSDWLGDQDAIEFMCRMAPEVVIELEHFGMPFDRNENGTIYQRPFGGHTQNFGERPVQRSCCAADRTGHAMLHTLYQRNVLAKTQFFVEWMALDLVRDADGTVLGVTALEMETGDVVLFQGKATLFATGGAGRIFSSSTNAFINTGDGLGMAARAGIPLEDMEFWQFHPTGVAGAGVLITEGVRGEGGILLNKSGERFMERYAPTMKDLASRDVVSRAMATEIKEGRGAGEHADYILLKLDHLGPEVIDKRLPGIREIALKFANVDCAKDPIPVVPTAHYQMGGIPSNYRGEVVVPMGGNPAAAVAGLYAAGECGCASIHGANRLGTNSLTDLLVMGKSAGLSMTEFIRTQGAAHRVLPRDAGDRSIARLARLDAQEGGEDVSAVRDEIQRTMQAHCGVFRFPDLMHQGVEKIRALGGRMARTQVKDKSKVFNTARIEALELDNLYEVARAAMVCAEARKESRGAHDRADFHARDDQNWLKHSLWYKEGDRLDYKAVNLKPLSVDSIEPKARVY
- the gltA gene encoding citrate (Si)-synthase encodes the protein MEAKGKATLTYDDGKTLDLPIYGGSVGPEVIDIRALYGKTGKFTYDPGFLSTASCSSKITYIDGDAGVLMYRGYPIEQLAQHCDFLEVCYLLLNGELPKAAQKASFDRTVTMHTMVHEQLARLFQGFRRDSHPMAVMVGVVGALSAFYHDSLDINNPEHREISAFRLIAKLPTIVAMAYKYNMGQPFMYPKNNLDYTSNFMRMMFGVPAEEYEVNPVLVRALDRILILHADHEQNASTSTVRLAGSSGANPFACIASGIACLWGPAHGGANEAALQMLMDIQKDGGVDKLGEFVKKVKDKNSGVKLMGFGHRVYKNYDPRAKLMQETCREVLDVLGLHDDPLFKLAMALEKVALEDEYFVSRKLYPNVDFYSGIVQRALGIPVSMFTCIFSLARTVGWIAQWNEMISDPELKIGRPRQLYNGATKRDVVPRASRG
- the sdhD gene encoding succinate dehydrogenase, hydrophobic membrane anchor protein yields the protein MASAKNPVGAHYGLGAWLLQRLTAVLMAAWTVFMLALVLWSPPASYSDWKAMFSGSFVRLATMLFFLALLYHAWVGVRDIVMDYVKPTGLRLALQTLAGTALVFYLVWSVSILWGR
- a CDS encoding succinate dehydrogenase iron-sulfur subunit, giving the protein MKFRIQRYDPDKDARPYFQDYDVAMGPADRMLLDALVRIKSIDDTLSLRRSCREGVCGSDAMNINGKNGLACITKLADLAEPVVIKALPGLPIIRDLIVDMTLFFDQYHSVKPWVIDNAPMPEKERMQSPEERAELDGLYECILCACCSTSCPSFWWNPDKFVGPAGLLNAYRFIADSRDQALNERLDDLEDPYRLFRCHSIMNCVDVCPKGLNPTLAIGRIKELMVRRAV
- a CDS encoding succinate dehydrogenase assembly factor 2; protein product: MERLKWRSRRGLLELDIVLTRFWSECGEELDDSDAGRLAKLLAMPDNDLLDLVMGRRSCPDPALQPLLQRLKAA
- the sdhC gene encoding succinate dehydrogenase, cytochrome b556 subunit, whose translation is MTTAPKQRPKYYDLNLAHLPVPGLVSIFHRISGALLFFPVIPALLYLMQATLGTEAGWLRWKGALADPMAKAILVAFVWLYAHHFFAGIRYLLLDLHVGIAREPARASARLVFGLGAVATLLIAWRLW